The nucleotide window AGCTCGGGGTCCGCACGGTTTTCAATATTCTTGGGCCTCTGACAAATCCGGCAGGTGCTAAGGGGCAGGTAATAGGGGTCTTTGATAAAAGGCTCTGTGAACCAATTGCCTGTGCTCTTGCGGAACTAGGGACCGAGCATGCTCTTGTTGTGCACGGAGACGGAATGGATGAAATCACAAATACGGGTGAAACCTATGTTGCAGAGTTAAAAGACGGAAGTGTTTCAACTTATACGCTGAATCCGGAAGATCTTGGTATGCTGCAGGCAAATCCCGAGGATATAAAGGGTGGTACTCCAAAAGAAAATGCAAAAGACCTGCTGTGCATATTTAAGGGTCAGAAAGGGCCAAAAAGAGATATTGTAGTTCTGAATGCAGCTGCAGCACTGTATGTTGGCGGTATAGTAGGTTCTATCAGGCAAGCAATTCCTATTGCCGAGGATGCCATAGACAGTGGAAAAGTCATGGTTAAATTCAATCAATTCAGGACTTTTACTTCAGGGTTTTACAGACAGAAAAGTAAGAGAAATCTTTCGGGAAAAAGAACTTCGATGCGCTCCGGAACGTCTATATTAAGCCCGACCTCGGGAGAGAGGGCATGACAGCGAAAGCGAAAACAAGAACGAAAATCTGCGGAATTCGCAGCCCTGAAGAAATCGAACTCGCAGCTTTTTACGGAGCCGATGCAGTTGGATTTATTACGGAAGTTCCTGTTGAAAGCCCAAGAAAACTAGATTCCGATACTGCTGCCTACCTTGTATCCAGAGTCCCTGAAACTCTGAGTTCCGTACTGGTAATCATGCCTGAAAACGCGAATACTGCCTTGGAACTGATTGAAAAGATAAAACCCGATATAGTACAGATACATTCAAGGCTTCCTCTTCTTGAACTCGAAATAATAAAAGAAAAAACCGGAATCCCTATCATAAAAACTCTGTCCGTACCTGCACAGGGAGAGGCTTCAAGCGAAAGTCCAGAAAACTCGGCTTTTGCCTCAAGCCTGCTTGAAGAGGTCAACCTTCTGGAAGATGCAGACATTGTAGATTCCATTCTGCTTGATTCGGCAAGGCCCGAAAAGCCAGGTGGCACAGGCTGTGTGCACGACTGGACTTTGAGCCGGCGAATCTCAGAAGAAACGCAGCTTCCCCTTATTCTTGCAGGTGGGCTCAAGCCTGAAAATGTGCGGGAAGCGGTCAGAGCTGTTTCTCCTTATGCTGTGGACACGGCATCCGGGGTTGAGACCTGCGGGAAAAAAGATGCCGTAAAAATCAAAAGTTTTATTGAAGAAGTGAGGTGTGCTAATGCTTTCCTTTGACCTTGGAAAAGAAGAATTCAAAGAGCTTGCTTCTGGAATGGCCCAGTCAGGTTTTATCCAGCTCCTTGCAAGAATCGATAACATTACCTGTTCTCCTCTTGAACTTTACCGCACCCTGCGTGCCTCAGGGACCTCAGGTTATTCGTACCTGCTGGAATCAGTGGAAAAACAGGAAACTAAGGCAAGATACTCCTTTGTTGGAAATGACCCTGATGCCGTAGTTAGAATAAGTGACAGGAAAATTTCACTTGAGCTCCTTAACCCAGGTGCTTCGACTTTTTTTGAAGGAGTTCTCTCGAAAATCAAAGGTACCTGCGGGTGTGAAACCGTAGAGGAGGAAAATCCGGAGAAAGAAAACTCAGAAATGGGAAGCGTAAAATTCACGGCTCCAATTCCTCAGGGAAAAGATGGTTTCGATGCCCTTCGCCTGGCATTTCCTCCTGAAAACGGGATGGGACTCTTGAATGCTCAGCGTTTTGACAGGCAGACCTTCCTGGGCGGAGCTATAGGTTATACAGCTTATGATGCTATTTACGATAGCTGGTTAGGGGTCGAAAAAGGCTTTGAATCCGAAATTCCGGAACTCCAGTACCTGCTGGTCTCGAAAACTTTTGTTTTCGACCATATGACTGAAGAAATATATATCGTGTTCACTCCTTTTATAAACCCGGGTTCGGATGCAGGAGAAATCTATGAAACAGCTCTTATGGAAGCCGAAAAGCTCTATACCATACTAAAGGAAGCTCCTCTTTCCGGAGATTCAATAGAATCAGCGATACCGAGCGGATCAATTTTTTCTGGCTTACCTGTTTCGGACAGTAGCGACGGACAACAGAAATTTGAGGAATCGGTAATTCAGGCGAAAGAACATATTTTTGCAGGAGATATCTTTCAGGCAGTCCTTTCCAGAAAACGTGAATTTACGCTTGAGCAGTCGCCTTTTGAACTTTATATGCAGCTTCGAGCAATTAATCCAAGTCCTTACATGTACATCTTTGAATTTGGAGATCTGGCAATTGTCGGGGCAAGCCCTGAAACTCTGCTGACTGTACATAAAAGGACTCTAATCACAAATCCGATTGCAGGCACCTGCCCTCGTGGAAAAAACGAAGCCGAGGATGAGGCTTTTGCTGCACATATGCTGCATGATGAGAAAGAAAGGGCTGAGCATGTAATGCTTGTCGATCTTGGAAGAAACGATGTGAGAATGGTTACGGAAAGCGGTTCGGTAAAGGTTTCCGAGTTCATGAAAGTCCTGAAGTATTCTCATGTCCAGCATATAGAAAGTAAGGTTATAGGCACCCTGAGACCTGAATGTGACCAGTTCGATGCTTTCAGGGCAATATTTCCGGCAGGAACTCTCTCGGGAGCTCCGAAAATCCGTGCCATGGAAATTATTTCCGAACTTGAAACTTCCCCGCGAGGGATCTACGGTGGAGGAGTCGGATATTATAGCTGGAACGGAGACGCTGATTTTGCAATCGTAATTCGGACAATTATTGTACAGGATAAGAAGGCGTCAGTGCAGGCCGGAGCAGGAATCGTAGCTGACTCTGATCCTGGTTACGAATTCAGGGAAACCGAACGTAAGATGGGAGCAATGCTTGCAGCAATCGACGGGGAACTTTAAAGAGTTTAATTAGGTAATTATGGGGTGAAGTTTGTGAAAAGAAGTTCAAATATGGACATTTTACATGAAATAAATCCAGTAAACGGATTGTTCACGAAAAAGGAGGTTAAAAAAGAGAAACCAGGAGAAAATGAACTAAAAATGATAAGGTCAGGAGGTATGTTCAGATGAAGGTGGTTTTCATAAACAACAAGGATTCCTTTGTATGGAATCTTGTAGACTATATCTCTTATTTTGAAACCGATACCATGGTACTTCCCAATACGGTTTCCCTGGAAGAACTTAGAGAGATTAAGCCTGATGCCCTGGTTATTTCTCCAGGTCCAGGGAATCCTTCAGACCAAAGGGATATAGGAAATTGCCTTGAAATAATCAGGGAATTGGGCAGGGAAATTCCCCTTCTTGGAGTCTGCCTGGGGCATCAGGCAATTAATGTGGCCTTCGGCGGAGTTGTCAGAAGAAGCAAGGTTGGCCCAGTGCATGGAAAAAGTTCAAAGATTCTGCATAAGGAATCTGCACTATTTTCAGCTTTTGAAGGCCCGTTCCAGGCAGGCCGTTATCATTCGCTTGAGATTGGGGAGCCAGCGCCCGGGATAAAAGTTACTGCCAGGGCTGAAGACGGGAGCATTATGGCAGTGGAACATGTAAAGTATCCAATCTATGGCCTGCAGTTCCATCCCGAATCCGTGCTTACTCCCGATGGGCTAAAAATAATAGAAAGTTTTCTGGAAATTTCCAAAAATCATAAAAATAAGCAAACGGCTGTATAAACAGCCAAAATATTTTCAGGAGAGTTTTTAGAATTACCAGCTTCGTTTTGTCTGATTATCAGATTCATTTGTCTGATTATCAGGTTCATTTACTAATTATCATCCTCGTTTTACTTGATTATCAGGTTTATTTTACTTGATTATCAGGTTAATTTGCTGATTATAATTCTCATTTTACTTGAAACAGGACAATTTTTCCTTGATTGTCAGGAAATTTTCCTCAATTGTCAGGCTTACTTGTCCTTCCTGGTAGCTTTAGTTTCAGGCTCCTGCTGCACATCTTCTCCCTCTTCCTCAAAGAACTCCTCTTCTGTAAATTCTTCATTGGGCCTGGCTTCATAACCTGCAGGCTGAAGATTCTGAAGCTCTGAGAATTGACTTACGGTTTGGGCAATAAGCTGTGGGTATTTTTCAATCTGTTCCCTTGTAATAAACCCTGAGTCTTCGGAATATTCTATAATTTCTTCTCTAGCTTCTTTTGCTTCCTCAGTAAGATCTTCAAGCTGCTGCCTGTTTGCGAGATAAGCCATTTCCTCAAGTGACATTGTTGTCCAAAGGGTTACAACTTCCATTTTCTTCTCAACTGCACCCAGGCCTATTATTTTAAGCGTGTCGAGCGCAAGTTTTGCAGGTTCAAGCATCTGGAACTGTACCGCTCCTTTTCCAATCTCCTGTGTAGCTTTTGAGAAAGACCACATTACATTGGAGAAATTCTTATCAATTGCAGCTTCAGAAAGAGATTTAAGGTCACTTAGGACTGTGGACGCAACATTCTCAATCTTTTTCTGGATAGCTTTATTTCCAATATTCCTTAGTGAGATAACGACTCTCTTCAAATCATTCTCTAAATTTCCTTCGAGCAGTTCTTGCCCGAATTCCCGGAGGTACTCAGCATATTGGAGCGCATCATATTCATTCTGTTCTCTTACTGCTCGTTCTCCAGATTCTCCAAGTTCAATAGCCTTTTGTTCATTCAGTGAGAACATATTAAAACCCCTTTCAGTAAAATTCGTTAGAAATTCTCGGATTTTGAAAATTTAAGTATTTATATAGGTTTACTCAGATATTAGTCTTCCTATAATTTTCAAAATATGTCGAGAACTTCAAGGTTTCTGTTTAGATATAATTTATGTATTTTCTTGACAGAGATCGAAACTAAACTGGGTTAAAGCAAAGCTAGCCCGAACAAAGAACATAAAGATAAAATAGAAAGAGTTAAATACATTTCATGCATAATATATATCATCTGAGTAAAAAAACTCACGCCGGGTTTCTGGCATATTCTCCTGCGTGAGCAAAATCAACCTCTGAGGTAGGAGGAAGGGTTCAACTCCTTACCTTCCTTCTACCTGAACAACCGTGTTTTATGCTAAGTGCAGAGTTTTTGTATGCTAAGTGCAGATTAAATCTAAACGGCTTTTTATGTAAGTGCAGATTAAATCTAAACGGCTTTTATAACAATTCACTTTGAAACCTCAAACACTTATCAAGGAAACAACAACTTGCTTTAGAGAAATACTTTAATAATTTATTTAAAACTTATGGTTTCAAAGAAGTGATAAACTTTCAAAGAGTGATCGGGCGCTTATTTCGACTTCACAAGGGTTTGAACCTTTAAAATCCTTTTAATGTTCTTGATAAAAGAAGAGAATTCCCGGTTGAGAGTTTTAAAAATCGTAATCAAGAAGTATATCAAAAGTAAAATTAATAAAATATTTAAAGCTCCAGAATAAAACCAGGCAGTCCAAAGGAACGAAAAGTTTATTATGTTAAACATTTTGCCTGGACAAGCACATTCTTCATGCAAATAGCTGGAAGTAAACATCTTAACTATATAAATGGCTGCGTAAGAGAACTTCTCACTCCTGAATTTCCAGATCAGATTGAATTTTTTTCTGAATGGCTTTTATTCCCTGGAATTTCTCCGTTTTCTCCTCGGAACTCGTGTAGCCGATATCTTTAAAATTATCAAGAGCCACTTCCGCCACGACTGAAGAATTACTTAGAGCCTTTTCTTCAGCCTGGACTCGAAGAGTCTCAAGCGTCCACTGGCACTGCAAAACTGCGTCATTAAGTCCCTTCTTTATAGATAATTTTCCAATATCTTCTATGGAAAGCGCTGTTGAACTCAGAGCTTCATCGAAGTAATTCTCCACCGCAAGCTTGCCTATTTCTTCAAGTAAAAGCAGGCTACTTACAGTTTCAAGTTCAAGGTTTTTTGCTGCAACTTTTTTCCCGATTTCTCCCAGGCAGGTTACTGCACTTAACATTACTTCCTCCATATCACGCCTGGCAGCAGAGGTTCCGATCTCTTTAAAAAGTAAAGAAAAGGCAATTACTTTTTCCTGACCCCATTCTTCAGGGGAGAAGTTCCAGATCTCCATAAGGGTTGTAGCAGCGACCTTTGAGCCAGCTTCTAGCGAATGTGCAGCTGCAGTTTTTCCCAGTTTTCCTATTGCTACAAAAGCCTTGTCCAGAACTGACTCAAACCCGTTATCTGCTGCTTTCCTTGCCAGTTTCCCGAGGGACAGGATCGAATTAATCGTAACAAGCTCCATCTCTCTCTCTGCAGCTGCCTGTGCGCTACTTTCAATTGATAGGATAACTCTCTCGGCATCTGCCTTTTCGTTTTCTGAAAGGAAATCTGCTGCAATCCCTGTTAGGGAGTCAAGGGCCTGGAAAGCTCTGTTCTCATCTCCTTCATCAACTGCAGATAAACTTACTTCAACTGCCTCTGCCTCGTTTAATGTAATCACTCTTTTTGCCCCTCTTTATTGTTAGTATCCCTTTTTATTGGTAGCATCCTTTTTTATTGTTAGTATCCCTTTTTATTGGTAGCATCCTTTTTTATTGTTAGTATCCCTTTTTTACTGGTGGAACACACTAATCTTCAATTTTTCCTGCGAATTTATAATTCTTGCCTGTATGTTTCATCGCATATTTTCAATTTCAGATTACTGCGTAAGTTATACGGCCTGCGCAGGAAACTGAGTCTGGCTTACTCTATGAAATTACGAGGTTATTAGTGTTACTATTTTGTAACAGGGGCGGTTGATTCAAAAAATAAATATCCGTTTTTTGCAGCAAGTTAGTTTTGAGCTTGGTCGTAATTAAGTATTAACCAAAGGTTCCTGTTATCCGATGTTGTTTTTCTCTTCATAGGCAAGGACGTTTTCCAGAACTTTTTCGTACACTTCTTTGTCTTCCAGTCCGATAATTCTCGCCCTAACTCTGTCTGTGGTAATATTCCCATCCAGCTGCATGTAAACATATGTTCCATTTTCAGTACCTACAATCATTGAAGAGTCTGGAATATAGCCCACATCAAAATAAGTTGCAAGTGGAGGGTTTTTGTTTATATTTACAGAAATAAATGTTACTTTATCTCCATATCTGGAGGCCAGCTCGTCTAGAATAGGTTTCATATGTTGGCAGGCTTCACACCATTCAGCTCCAAGTCTCAAAAAGACCGGGCCTTCCTCTAGGAATTTGTTTATCTGTCCAAGGTCGGTTGTTTCGATAACAACTCCTTTTTCGCGATTACTTGTTGCCTTTTCAGGGTATTTTTTCTCAAATAGCGCCAGTAAAGTGTTTCCACTAGGGCCCAAAGTTTCGTAATGATTGCCTGAAGAAATTCTATTTACCATAGGCATATAATCAATAGCTCCGGTGATCTGGTTAATGGCGTACTGGTTATCGATTACACCATCTCCATCAGCATCTGCTCCCGTATGATCATTCCAGAAATTACCTGCTGAGCTACTGTTCCAGGTGTTATTTCCTTCGTCTGCAGCGTTCAGAAAGTTAATAAACTCATTTTCATATAACGAATTGTTTGATGAACCCTTTAGATACGTGCCAATGCCATTAAGGTAGAGGTTATTATTGGTTAAAATATTGGATCCTGCTGCCTGGCCGAGAATCCCATACTCGTTTTTCAAAATGAGGTTATAAGCAAGCTTATTTCCTTGAGACATTTGCAAGATAACGCCTACTTCATTTGAACATGCTGTATTGTTAACAAGAGTATTGTTAAAAGAATCATTCAGTGAAATTCCCTGATTATTTTCTACTATCCAATTGTTTGACAGTTCATTCTTTTCGGAGTTGTCAAGCACAATTCCATCGTTTCCAAGGCTTACAAGGTTTCCATTGAGATAGTTGCCCTGAGAACTCTTAAGAACAATCCCCTGATCAGTCAGTACTAGCGTATTGTTATTTAAGGAGCAGTTTCTCACGCCTTCAAGGTAAAACCCGACTTGCTGATACGTATCCTTTCCTAAAGGATCTCCTGCAATGTAAAAACCGTTTACTGTCACATTGTCTGAGCTGATACTAAAGACCGGATTGTCAGAAACCGTACCTATAATATAAGTGCGGTTAGTCTGGCTGCCTGAAAAAACTTGATGGGAGCGAATTGTAAGTTCCTTGTTGACTATTATATCTTCTCTGTACACCCCAGGGCTTACAAGGACTGTATCCCGGTCATGTGCATTATTGACAGCTTCCTGGATCGATGTATAATTCCCGTCCCCATTATTATTTACAGTAACAACCTCAGCCTCGGCATGAGTTGCCGCTGTCCAAAGTATTAAAAGAAGAATTATGAGAATAATCTGAACTGGTTTCCTTTTCATGAACCAATAACCCCCTGATTACTAAAGTTGTTCCAGCAAAAGAGAAGTTTTGCTTTTCTAACAACTCGTAAGAGGAATAATTGGAATAAAAATCATTATGAAATATATGTTCTGAAAAATATCCCTTAAATATTAAAGTTTCCTGCGTTTTTCACGCCTCTCAGTAATATCCAGAACTAGCACTATTTCCAGTACTCTGTTGATACATCCATTTAACGCCGGTATGTCGTTTTTTAGTTTAGCATCTACCTTGAACCGAGAATTTCCTGGATCAGTAGCCAGGACCAAAGCTATCTGGATCCAATGAAACTCTAAAACTTAAGAAGTTTTCAATCAAGAGATTCGGCTTCGTGTATATATTCAGACCCGTTTAGAGTATCAAGGGCTAGTTTTGTCATGAGCATATGGCTTATTAAAAACTTTTCTTTAACTTCAAAAATCATTGTTCCTAGAGAATTTGTAGTTCTTATGATTAGATTTTCAAAGTCGGTAAAACCCGAATACGAAGATTCGTTTTCCGAAAGAACAGGAATCTCCTCAAGGGAGTTTATTTCTCCTCCCTGTTGAACAAGCAGGCTAAAACTACCCGGAAACTCTCCGGAGAAGAGAATAGCCTCTTTTCCAGGAGGGCGAGATAAGAGGATATATGACTTTGGAGGAAGAAATCCTCCGTTTTCCGGTATCTGGATACTCTGCTGCCCGAAAGTTTCCTTTCCTATGGATCCTATAGCAAGAGTCGCAGCAATCGCCTCTCTTTCCGTTTTCTGAAGCGAGGCGGAGTTTGCGATTTCTCCAAGATATGCGACTGCGATCCTGACTGCGGACTCCATATTTTGCCCAACAGCTGCTTTCCCGATTGTACAGAGCGAGTAAAGGATGCTTAGACCGGTATCAGTCATTTTCTGTTCTCTTGCAATTTCAGCCATCTTTCCAAGTGAAAAAAGCGACAAAAATACCCCAATTTCCATTTTTTGGAAGACAGCTGCGCTACCTATATCTCTTATACTGATAACAGTTTTTTTTGCATCGGGTTCAAGTTTTCGGTTTATATATTCGGTCCCCCGTTCTGTAAGGAAATCTATGGATCTTAATACACCAAGCTCATCGTT belongs to Methanosarcina barkeri 3 and includes:
- the trpD gene encoding anthranilate phosphoribosyltransferase, which encodes MQRYIQKLEEGQDLSPEEAEAAVGKILSTAQDEEIGKFLLALRAKGEKPEEIVGFVRGMKKAGNTIRPKTPFRLVDTCGTGGDGLNTINISTAAAIVTAAAGVPVAKHGNRAATSMSGSSDVLEALGIKIDLEPEAVRQTIEEIGIGFMFAPVFHPAMKRVAGVRKKLGVRTVFNILGPLTNPAGAKGQVIGVFDKRLCEPIACALAELGTEHALVVHGDGMDEITNTGETYVAELKDGSVSTYTLNPEDLGMLQANPEDIKGGTPKENAKDLLCIFKGQKGPKRDIVVLNAAAALYVGGIVGSIRQAIPIAEDAIDSGKVMVKFNQFRTFTSGFYRQKSKRNLSGKRTSMRSGTSILSPTSGERA
- a CDS encoding phosphoribosylanthranilate isomerase, which gives rise to MTAKAKTRTKICGIRSPEEIELAAFYGADAVGFITEVPVESPRKLDSDTAAYLVSRVPETLSSVLVIMPENANTALELIEKIKPDIVQIHSRLPLLELEIIKEKTGIPIIKTLSVPAQGEASSESPENSAFASSLLEEVNLLEDADIVDSILLDSARPEKPGGTGCVHDWTLSRRISEETQLPLILAGGLKPENVREAVRAVSPYAVDTASGVETCGKKDAVKIKSFIEEVRCANAFL
- the trpE gene encoding anthranilate synthase component I, whose protein sequence is MLSFDLGKEEFKELASGMAQSGFIQLLARIDNITCSPLELYRTLRASGTSGYSYLLESVEKQETKARYSFVGNDPDAVVRISDRKISLELLNPGASTFFEGVLSKIKGTCGCETVEEENPEKENSEMGSVKFTAPIPQGKDGFDALRLAFPPENGMGLLNAQRFDRQTFLGGAIGYTAYDAIYDSWLGVEKGFESEIPELQYLLVSKTFVFDHMTEEIYIVFTPFINPGSDAGEIYETALMEAEKLYTILKEAPLSGDSIESAIPSGSIFSGLPVSDSSDGQQKFEESVIQAKEHIFAGDIFQAVLSRKREFTLEQSPFELYMQLRAINPSPYMYIFEFGDLAIVGASPETLLTVHKRTLITNPIAGTCPRGKNEAEDEAFAAHMLHDEKERAEHVMLVDLGRNDVRMVTESGSVKVSEFMKVLKYSHVQHIESKVIGTLRPECDQFDAFRAIFPAGTLSGAPKIRAMEIISELETSPRGIYGGGVGYYSWNGDADFAIVIRTIIVQDKKASVQAGAGIVADSDPGYEFRETERKMGAMLAAIDGEL
- a CDS encoding aminodeoxychorismate/anthranilate synthase component II; translation: MKVVFINNKDSFVWNLVDYISYFETDTMVLPNTVSLEELREIKPDALVISPGPGNPSDQRDIGNCLEIIRELGREIPLLGVCLGHQAINVAFGGVVRRSKVGPVHGKSSKILHKESALFSAFEGPFQAGRYHSLEIGEPAPGIKVTARAEDGSIMAVEHVKYPIYGLQFHPESVLTPDGLKIIESFLEISKNHKNKQTAV
- a CDS encoding NosD domain-containing protein, whose amino-acid sequence is MKRKPVQIILIILLLILWTAATHAEAEVVTVNNNGDGNYTSIQEAVNNAHDRDTVLVSPGVYREDIIVNKELTIRSHQVFSGSQTNRTYIIGTVSDNPVFSISSDNVTVNGFYIAGDPLGKDTYQQVGFYLEGVRNCSLNNNTLVLTDQGIVLKSSQGNYLNGNLVSLGNDGIVLDNSEKNELSNNWIVENNQGISLNDSFNNTLVNNTACSNEVGVILQMSQGNKLAYNLILKNEYGILGQAAGSNILTNNNLYLNGIGTYLKGSSNNSLYENEFINFLNAADEGNNTWNSSSAGNFWNDHTGADADGDGVIDNQYAINQITGAIDYMPMVNRISSGNHYETLGPSGNTLLALFEKKYPEKATSNREKGVVIETTDLGQINKFLEEGPVFLRLGAEWCEACQHMKPILDELASRYGDKVTFISVNINKNPPLATYFDVGYIPDSSMIVGTENGTYVYMQLDGNITTDRVRARIIGLEDKEVYEKVLENVLAYEEKNNIG